The Oncorhynchus nerka isolate Pitt River linkage group LG13, Oner_Uvic_2.0, whole genome shotgun sequence sequence AAAATAAGACTAAccgatttgcctagttaaataaataaaatatttttaattATCAACATCTGTATATGCCTTAGTAGTGGAGGCAGGTGAGATACCTTTAGAAATACGGCATAAAAACCCAATAAGCATTTTCTTAAGTTGAAAGGCTGCCATTGAACATTGAGTTTAACATGTCAATAGATTGTTGTAGCTTTGACATGAATGTATATTAGCTACTTTAATCACATTATGATTTCTGAAGATGAGTTGAGTTTACCTTAAGGGGCATTTACCTAGATTTAGCCATTTGCAGCTATGGAGAAGAGGCAATGCCAATAGCCGTATCAATTTTCAGTCTGTGACTTGCTTCGCCAAAGCCATCAATAGTtgggcgcagtggtctaaggcacggcatctcaatgctagaggtgtcactacagacactctggttcaattccaggctgtatcacaactggatgTGATTGGGAGTGctgtagggcggtgcacaattggccacaagtgtagactgtcattgtaaataagaatttgttctaactgacttgcctggttaaataaaaaaaacatattcaGCAGAAACAGGTATAGAACCACATAAATATAGTCTGATTTGTATAAAATAATTGTCTGAAGTTGTCATGTGTTCTGACTTCCAGCTCTATGTGAGCCAGGTGGAGGACTTCAGATGTGTGACTTCCAGTCTACAGCCATCAGCTGCAGACATGCCTGCCTCCTGGAGCCTCAGGCTAAGGCCCTCCACAAACCTCTGGCCTGTGATCTTCTTAGAACAGTCTGGGAAAACATTCAGACATAATGATCATCCCTACACAGTCAAGCACGCACCCAGCACTGTTGAAATAACTCTTGCTTTCACTTGAAAAAACTTTATAAAAatctgaaaactgttgtaatTGTCTTGTTTAGAGAATATAGATAATATTTAGTTTTGTCCACTCCACAGGGGATGTTCCTGGATGCTCTGGAGTTGTTTTCCAAGGCCTTGCTGCTGGTCATATCACATGAGGAGGTCAGTGTGAAATTCGAGGTATTCACATAGCTATGTGCATGAAAATTAATATAGTTGTTACTGTCTCCACTATATACAAACACTTTCTTTGGTTTTATCCAAATATTATCTGCCTAAGGAGGGCATGTGAAATCCTTTGACCTCAGCCATCTCTACAGACAGACACTCCTTGCACAGCCAACAGATGGTGCTATTCACCTAAGATTTAAAACAATGTTTCACGGGTGTGAACCACGGAAGTGTCTCTCTTTGCTGCTGTTGTAGCCTGGCATGTCTGACGGCCCTGGGCCGCTATTCTGACTGTCTGAGGCTGGTTAGTAACTGGCATCAGGTAGACTCTGAGACCGCAGATCTTCTCACCCTCAGAGCACGTCTCCACAAACAGCTCAACCAGGTCAGTAGTACACTCTCACACTCTGTTTCCTCGGTGTTAACGCTTGGCAATATCTGACAATACCATGCTATAAAGAACGCAGGTGTGACGATTTCTAGCACCAAATGTAATTTCAACCACTAACCTTATGAGCTGTAACCTTTGGGAAAAATTGCTTATGTACCAGTTCAACACTTGTGACATCATTTCCACTTTTGTCCTCTCGGACCATCTAGTGACTACCTatagaaaatatttaaaaagccAAATTTACATGCATTCTAATGGAATGACAGGACCATTCTTCATTAGTGATGGGGGGAAAAAATCtatacagttacatatcgcaatattatttttggaaGATATATAGATATTTGACTCCCAAAAATTGCTACCATAGGTAGCGTTAACAAGCGCTAGTCAGCTGTGCCTCTTCCAAAACGTAagtatttttcatcctatagcttgttctccatcttctttttaaatagtgagccaacatgttttcagcacttttatttctctGACGGATCAAAACTTgttttctcttgtctctctgcagcagacatttagtgagcaatatgtttggaacataaaATCGCAATAAAATGTCAGTAtggaatcgcaatacatatagaatcgtgaaaatcgcaatacatatcttATTGGtactaagtatcgtgataatatcgtatcgtaAGGTCCCTGGCAATTACCAGGACTCTTCTCCATACAGGTATCACTGTGCTACCCTGATCTGAGGTCAGCCGTGGTCCTCAGTCCATCGTGCCTAGAGGCAGGTGCCCTGCTGGGTTAGAGGAGGCCTGTGAGAGGGCCAGGCAGCAGGCCATCAGCAGGGCCCTGGCAGGGAAGCTCACGGAGGCCCTGTCCAAGATCAACATGGCCCTGGAGCATTGCACTGAGActgaagaacgatctggccttaataGCGATgcactcttataatctccacccggcacagccagaagaggactggttcctggttcctctctaggttgctTCCTAGATctgcctttctagagagtttttccttgCCACTGTGCCTTTAAATCTGCATtgcttggggttttaggctggatttctgtatagGCACGTTGTAACATCTTCTGACGTTAAaagagctttataaataaatCTGGAAAaaaagagctttataaatacatttgagcaGCACTTCCTCTTCAggtgttcaaatcaaattttattagtctcatgcgccgaatacaaccttacagtgaaatgctggattcacaagcccctaaccaacaatgcagttgaataaataaataaaaatatgaatAAAAAAGAAATGAAAGTaccaagtaattaaagagcagcattaaaataacaatagtgagactatatacaggggggtactgatacagcAGGTGGTCATAAGGTTCTTGTTAGAAGCTAGAAGCTTGATCTTGTTGACAGAGTATTTATCTGTACGTGTAAAGGTTCTGATACAGCAAGCAAGAGTGTTGTGGTTTAGTTGATACATGCCTGGTTGATCCCATTTTACCAGACCATTCTCCTCTACCAATGaagagatatacactgagtgcacaaaacattaaaaaaacaatcataatattgagttgaaccccctcccttctcccttttcccctcaaaacagtctcaattcgtcagggcatagACTACAatgtgtcgaaagtgttccacagggacgctggcccatgttgactccaacgcttcccacagttgtgtcaagttggctggatgtcctttgggtggtggaccattcttgatacacatggggaaACTATTGGGTGTGAAAAGCCACCTActtccataccccgttcaaaggcacttaaatattttgtcttgcccattcaccctctgaatagcacacatacacaatccatgtctgaattgtctcaaggcttagcaatccttctttaacctgtctcctccccttcatctacactggttgaagtggatttaacaagtgacatcaataagggatcatagctttcacctggattcatctggtcagtctaggtcatggaaagagcagtgtTCTTAATGTTATTTTTAGAAGCTACAAGCTTGATAATGTTGACACGTTTTCAGACTGATTCCCGTCTACcaatttacagtaaacaaatgagGATACATCATCTACATTGTGTTGCTGTGATATGCTCCATATTGTCTATTATCCACTAATATGTAGTATTTTGCACCATAGGGGTATTCTGTACCGCAGGCTGAAAGACTTCACTTCTGTCATTGAGGACCTGGTCCTGGCTGTGGAGCTGAGTGAGACTTGAGTCCAGGGGGCGGAGCCGAGCGGACACACCCAGGAAAAACTGAGGGCCGTGCAGTAGGCGGCCCAGGCCCAGCTGGTGCTCACCTATAACGACTTTGCCGTGCCGTGCTTCTTCCCATAGCTTCTACGCCGAGGAAACCATGCTGCTCAGCAAGGCCGTCCAGGAGCAGAAGGAGGAAAGCGGCCTCCACATTaacagaggaggtgaggggaggggaaaggagaggacgggagaggaaagcagaggagagatgagggaagggAGGTATGTTTAAGGGGGTGGGAGGAAGTGGAGGCGAAGGGGGTGAGTTTGGCTGAGGTAAAATGAGAGAGGTTGTGGGCTCCCTCTTGAAAAAGGTGCAATTGATGTCTGGCTCTGTGAAATAGAAATAGTGTGTGAATATGGACGGTGGGCAGGAGTCTCTGAGATCAAGAGAGGATGTGTTTAAAGTGACTGGAGATTTGATTTCATATCACCTCACAGACCTTGAATACATCAATGCATAAAGTTAGTACCTATATCCATTAGATCCAATTTCAGGAAGGAGTGCATCTGAGTCGACAGTAGATATCACCTCTGATATTTACAGAGGTGGTTGTGGTTTGTGCAGACTGTTTCTTCCAGCAGGACGAGTGGGAGTTTGCCCTGGCTGACTACCAGCAGGCGGAGGAGATGTCTCCTGATGACCAGGCCATCTGGATCCGCCTCGCTGTCATCCTCAACACCCTGGGCACACACTGCTACCAGGACTGGTGAGTCTCAGTCTGTCATCCGTAACACTGTGTATTGTCTTCACCGCAGGAAGTACCATGAGGCAGCTCTGACAAGTTCTCTGAGGCCATCAAGTACAACCCTGGAGTTAGACAGTACTATGAGAACTGGGCCAAAGCCCCACCATAAAGGGCCTAGCAAGATGCCATCAGTACCCTTCTCCTGGACCCCACTAATGATCAGGCAAGACCCTCAATGCCTGTACTGTGTGTCTCATCAACTCTATCCATAGTACTGAGCTGTTATAGCTAGGGTCTAATGTGGACTAAAGACCCTAGTTATGCAAGTACTAAGCTCTCACCACTTGTTTCCAATGcagattgggggggggggcatgtttTTTATAAGTATATGAACAGATTATTCTTTATTTTAACGCACATTTcattttatgtaatacatgtttcATAAAGTGGTGTGAAACTCCCACTTGGTGCAGAACTGACTACTGTAGTAAATCTGTAcctctgtctgcatgtgtgtatttccagttttaatgtcacatggaCAGGTACAGTGAAATGTCTTTCTTGTAACCAACAaagcagtaatcaataacaatgtaatacaacAAATAACATGGTAGAACAAAAACAAGTGAGATATAAACATAAAAAATAAGAACACAATaaagtaagcatactatatactgggtcagtgccaataccattattaacaatgtgcagggatactggatcgatagatgtagatatatacagtaccagtcaaaagtttggacacacctactcataaaataaagggtttttctttatgtttactgttttctacattgtagaataaaagttaagacatcaaaactatgaaataacacatatggaatcatgtagtaaccaaaaaagtgttaaaacaaatctaaatatattttatgtttgacattcttcaaagtagccaccctttgccttgatgacagctttgcacaatcttggcattctctcaaccagcttcatgaggtagtcacctggaatgcatttcaattaacaggtgtgccttgttaaaagttcatttgtggaatttctttccttaatgtgtttgagttgtgttgtgacaaggtaggggtggtatacagaaggtagccctatttggtaaatgaacaagtccatattatggcaagaacagctcaaataagcaaagagaaacgacaggccATCAAAACCTATTTtttttgctgcagaggataagttcattagagttaactgcacctcagatttcagcccaaataaatgcttcagagttcaagtaacagacacatctcaacatcaactgttcagaagagactgtgtgaatcaggccttcatggttgaattactgCAAAAAAACCTCTAATAacagacaccaataataagaagagacttgcttgagccaagaaacacgagcaatggacattagaccggtgagtctgatgagtcaaaatgtgagatttttggttccaaccaccgtgactttgtgagacgcagagtaggtgaacagatgatctctgcatgtgtggtttgcTGGCGAcacagtctgtgatttatttagaattcaaggcacacttaaccaacatggctaccaagGCAttccatctcatctggtttgcacttagtctcactatcatttgtttttcaacaggaaaatgacccaaaaCCCACCTCCAGGGTGTGTAAGGGCTacttgaccaaggagagtgattgagtgctgcatcagcatatgtgggatctccttcaagactgttggtaaagcattcctcatgaagctggttgagagaatgccaagagtgtgcaaagctgtcatcaaggcaaagggtggctactttgaagaatctaaaatgtaaaaaaaaaaaaatctgatttgtTTACTTATTTGTTAAacttatttcatagtgttgatgtcttcactattattctacaatgtagaaagtagaaaaaaattaagaaaaacccttgaatgagtaggtgtttccaaactttggactggtactctATGTACGGTGCATTCCAAAAGGATTCAGacatttacacattttgttacattacagccttatgccttattgattacatttttaaaaatcctcatcaatctacacataatatcccataatgacaaaacaaaatcaggttattagaaatgtttgcaaatttattaaaaaataaaaacagaaataccttatttacataagtattcagaccctttgctatgagacttgaaattgagctcaggtgcatcctgtttccattgatcatctttgagatgtttcttcaacttgattggagtccacctgtggtaagttcaattgatttgacatgattctatataaggtcccacagttgacagtgcatgtcagagcaaaaacaaagccatgaggtcgaaggaattgtccgcagagctccgagacagggttgtgtcaaggcacagatctggggaagtgtctCAAAACATTTATAgtattgaaagtccccaagaacatagtggcctccatcattcttaaatggaagaagtttggaaccaccaagactcttcctagagctggtcgcctggccaagctgagcaatcgggggataagggccttggtcagggaggtaaccaagaacccaatggtcactctgacagagctccaaaaggacaaccatctctgcagcactccaccaatcaggcctttatagtagagtggacagatggaagccactcctcagtaaaaggcacatgacagcctgcctggagtttgccaaaaggcacctaaagactctcagaccaaatcaaattgtcacatgcg is a genomic window containing:
- the LOC115139844 gene encoding tetratricopeptide repeat protein 16-like, whose amino-acid sequence is MLLSKAVQEQKEESGLHINRGDCFFQQDEWEFALADYQQAEEMSPDDQAIWIRLAVILNTLGTHCYQDWKMTQNPPPGCVRAT